The Bacteroidales bacterium nucleotide sequence CCTGCTTTTTTAGGATATTTTAGATTTGCTTGAATGTAATCTTTCAAGGCCTCAATTCCGCCGGGAAAATACGATGCGGTTTTATATTTAAACGTCTGTTCAAAATTTTCATATTTCTTAAAACATTTACCGTAATCCGGTATAGGCAACCAACGTTCAATATTTCGGGTTTTTTGAGCAAATGTTATATATTCTCTTTTATAAATGTAATTGCGTCCTTCATCTGTTTGATTTATTTCTGAAATTAAATCGTCTTTATATACAAAACTTTGCTCACTTAAAAACTTTGAAGGCTTATACTTTGTAAAAGAAATATTATTCTTTTTTCCGTCTCCATAATCTATTTTCATTTCAGAAGATATTTCCTCCTTATTATCAGCCTTAACAGAATAAAATCTTGCGTTAACCAGCTCATTGTTAGGGTTGTATTTAAATTCTCCTCGTGTTATAAGAGTCCCCGAAGGTCCTGTTATCAAAGTTCTTTCAGCTAAATCCTTCGAATTATAAAAATATATTTGCTTGGAATGTATTGAGCCGAATTCATTTGTTTTAACTCTTTCTATCAACTTGTGTGAAAGATCGAAATAATTATCCGTTTGGTATAACAGCCTGTTATTAATAATAAAGTATGTTTTTATATTTTCATTTTTATCATTAAAATCATAACGATAAAGATTTACAATTTCTCTGTTCTTATTAAATAATGCTTTTTGAATGATATTTCCGCAAGTATCAACCGTAACTAATTCATACATACTTATTGTGTCGGAAATTTTACCGTCTTTTATTTCATAACGCCTGTCAACATAAGCTCTGATATTTTTTTCTTTATAAATTAATCGTTGTTTTTCATATTCGTTTCTGTTTAACAAATCTCGGCTAAATTGAGCATTAAGCATTTGAGCATAAAACAGGCACATTACAAAGATTAAAACTACTTTTTTCATACATTTTTAATTTACGGTTAATGAAGAACTTGTGCTGTACGGTTATTATTATACATCAGCATATTATAAAACAACAACTTATTTTTGTCATGTTTATCTTCGTTCAAATATCTTTTAATTTCATTCAATTGAAAAAAACTTTGCAGTTTATTTTTGCAAAGCTTTTTTATCTGTAAATTGTTACATCACCTCCTCCAGACTTAGGCTTTCGCAGGGCAAAATATAAAATGATACCCAGAATAGGCATAAAAAAAACAAAAGCCGCCCACAGCCAATAAAACATTTTTCTTTCTTTTGCGTCTTGAAATACCAGAAATGCAAATAAAATTTGAGCAATTAATACTATTATTCTTATCATAACTTAGTTTGATTTCTTTGTAAAAATATTATTTTCTAAACTGTTTACAATATTGTATAATTCTTCAATAAGGTTTAAGTTTTGTGCTAATTCATCATAATACGGACGAATTGATTGTTCATTAATTTCTGTTTTAACATCTATTTTGTACAAATCCTTTGAGTTATAGATTCCGAAATAAATTTCATTTTTGCTGAATCCGAAGTAAACTTGTTTTGCTTTACTTTTTTCTCTTAATAAAAAGCTTATAAGTTCATCGGATAATATTAGTTTAGCTTCGCTTTCGTTACTTGAAAAAACTGCAAACTGCTTTTCAAAAACTTCATTGTCAATTTTTATCAATGCATCTCTTGAAAAATTCATTTTTTGTAATGCTCTGCCGAATTTTCCTAATAACTTTTCTGCAAAATCTGGGACAACTACAGTTCTTCCTTCAAAATTGTTTTTTGTTTGAATATAATAAAACGGTCCTTTGAAAACAGTTACAGTTGACTTATCTCTTTTTTGCGAAATATGTAATTCTGAATATTCAACATAAATATTATTATAAATTCCGACAAATAAATCTTCACCTTTGTAATATGAATAATGTTTTATAAACTGACTTTTTTTAAACATTTCTCTTGAAACATGCTTTTGAGGGAAGTATTCAAAATCAGGGCTGATTGCTTCAATTAATTTTTTTATAACTTTTTCTTTAATTGTTAAATAAAGTTTTCTTTTTATTCCTCCTCCTCTTATTATAATAAAAGCAATTAATCCCATAACAAAGCCTGCAACAAGAAACCAGCCGTTATAAAACATCGTACTTAAAGGTGTTGCTGAAAAAAAAACAATCCCCCAGAACATAAAACCTTTAATATTTCTTTTTTGTAATTCGCTTAATTGCTGCAATCTGTGGTTTTCAATTTCGGGAATATTAAGTTCTCCTGAGCTTATAATATCTTCAAAAGATTTCATTTTTTTATTAATTTTGTTAAATAATCATTTATGCCCCGTTTCTTATTTTTCGGTACCTTCTTCTTGCTTCCGAAACATAAATACTGTCCGGGTGCTCAATCATAAGTTTTTTATAATATTCAACGGCTTCCTCTTTGTTTAATAATTTTTCTTCATACATAACCGCCAGTTTGAACATTGCTAAGTCTGCCAAGATATCCCAAGAATATTCTGCTATTATCTTTTTATAAAACTTTTCGGCATTAACAAAATTTCGGTCTGATTCGTAAATCTTTGCTTTTAATAAATAAGCTTCGTCTATAATCTGATGTCCTGTATTTTTAGCAATTAACGAGTCTAACACAATTAATGCAGAATCATTTATGTGTCTGAATTTCAGAAGTTCAGCTCTTGCGTATATTTTTAAAGCGGTTTGCAAAGAATCCCCTTCCGTATTTTCATCAATATGTATTGAATAGAATAAAGCATCATTTGCAACAGGTTTTGAAGTGCTGGCTTTTAACGCATCGAATTGTGCTTTTGCCCAACGAAAGTTATTTGCAAAATATGCTAATTTAGCTTTTCTGAGTTTTGCTTCATCTCCAATGGTATTCCCTTTGTTTTCTAATTCAACCTGACCGTATATTAAAGCCGCATAATCTAAATCATTTCTAAAAACTAAAACATCTCCCAACTCAATTTTGCATTTTGAAGCAAGTTTTTTGTCAAGCCCTCTTATATTTACGGCATCAGTTAAAAGTTTCTCTGCATCATCAGATTTTTTTAAATAAAATGTTTGTAAATGAGCTAAATCAATAATTGTTTCGATTGTATTCGGCCCGATTCCGAATTTTATAAGAGCTGAATTATATTCTTGTTCTAAGCTTAATATTTCTTCCTCGGTATTTATTATTCCGTTTTTTACTTGCAGAAATTTAACATTTAATATACCGAGCCTTGACGGTATATAATAAGAATATCTTCTGCCTTTTTCAATTAAATATTTGTATGCCTGTGTTGCTGTTTTTAAATCGTTGTTTAATTTTGCCGTTTTCGCCAAATCAAAAACTTTTTTCCCCGATGTTTTTAACCTTTTATCTATTGCTATTTCCTGAAAAAGAGCTTTGTCAAATTCTTTACGCTGCAAATAATACCAAACTAACATTTGGTTATACACAATTCTTGAATTAGATTTTTGAATACGTTTTAGAAGAGCAGTTCTTAAAACATTTGAAAACTCATTATTAATATCTTTGCTTATAAAATATTGCATTCTGTTTTGAACAACATTTAAATTTCGGATTGACTCCTCAAGAAAATCTAAATATTCATTTACCATTTTATCATATTGCCTTTGAATTGCAAATAAATTTGCAAGCTCACTTCTGTATGTTTCAGAAGTAACTTTCCTCCCTTCTAAATATGTTTTTTCGGCATAATTATACTCTCTTCTTTGAATAAATGCAGATGCAACAGCTCTTACCTGTGCAGAATTATTTTGAACTTTTGACAAGGCTTTTTCAAAATATTTCTCAGCAGCTTCATTTTTATTCTGTTTTTTAAATAAATATCCTAAATCAATATAATACGAAGGGTCGTTCTTATGCTTTCTTATTTGTTTTTTGATTTCACTTTCGGCAATTTCAAATTTGCTTTGTTCAATTAAACAATTTGCATAATATGTGAAATAAATTTTTGCTTTTGTTTTGTCAAAAACTCTTTTAAACAATACTTCTGCCTTATCAAAATCTTTACTTCTGTAATAATCATGAGCTAATCTGATATCATTACCTGTATTATTTTGTGAAAAAGAATTAATCCCGAAAATAAAAATCAGAAATAATATGTAAATGTGTTTTAACATTTGCTTTGAAATTATATCTTTGATGAACAGAAATCCAAATATATAAATAAACTTACATTTTTAAAGTTTTATTATAATGTAAAATAATTTCTGCTGTTAATTATGTCATATTTCGGTAAAAATATCAGAAAAATAAGAGTTGCAAAAAAAATGACACAAACAGAGTTTGCCGAATTATTCGATTTAAAACGGACGGCATTAGGCTCTTATGAAGAAGGTAGAGCTGAAGCAAAAATTGATACAATTATTAAAATTGCCGATTATTTTAAACTTACTTTAGACCAACTTCTCAGGAAAGAGTTAACAATTAATGAGATTTTCCACTTTAAAAATGATTTCTTTTACGATTAGTGCAAGAAATATATGCTCATAGGTACTCTTCTGTTAATCAACATACTGATTGATTTTGAAAATTCATTTTTTTTCGTTATTATTGTATGAAATAATTAAAATTCCGACATATGAAACTAAGCTCTGGGTTATTCGGATTTCTTCTTATCGTTTGGATGGGCGGTTCAACTTATTGGTATGTTTGTAAAATAAAAAACGACTGTGAGAACAAAGAAACTTCTTCAACTCAAATACTTTCTGATACTCAAAATAAAACTTCTGAAGATGCATTAAACGAATTGTCGGAAAAAAAAGAAAATATTTATAAAAATACAGAAACAGTTCGAGAAGATATTATCAACAAAACAAAAGAAAAACTAACTGCAGGTTATATTGTTTTTGATTTTCCGAAGAATTCAGTAATAATCAACAATATTTCAAACGATTTTAATGAATTTGCAGAAAACCTAAAACTATATCTAATTGAAAACAGCACTGATAAAATTGAAATAATCGGTCATACAGATAATATCGGGAATAGCAGTGCTAATTATAAATTCGGACAAAAAAGAGCATTATTTATTAAAAATAAATTGATAGAAACAGGTATCTCGGATGAACATTTTATTATAAAATCAAAAGGAGAAAAAGAACCGATTGATACAAATGATACTGAGAACGGGCGTAAAAAAAACAGGCGTGTTGTTATTAAATTACGTCAACAATAAAACTTTAAAACATGGGCGAACATATTTTAGAAATAGTTGTAATGTTGCTCGGAGCAGCAATTTTAGGATTCTTTATCGGTTGGTTTTTGCAAAAAAATAAAATTAGTGACTTAGAAGAGTACATAACCACGCTTGAAGAAAAAAACAACAGACTGCAAGGCGAATATAATGAAAATGAAAGGGCTTTAATTAATTGTCAAACCGAAAAGAAAAAAACAGAAGCCGACAAAGGCAGGATTGAAACATTGCTGGTTGAGTGCCAAGGTAAGTTAACTGTTTCAGATGTTGAATTGGCAAAAAAAGAAATTGATGCTAAAACTGAAAAAACAATAAAAGTTAATAAGAAAACAGATTCTAAGCAAGAAAGTAAGAAAAAAATCACAAAAAAGTCTCCAACCTTAAAACCGGATAATTTAACAAAAATTGAAGGAATAGGGCCGAAACTTTCAGGAATACTTCAAAAAGCAGGTATTGAAACATTTAAAAAATTGTCGGAAGTTAAACCTGAAAAAATTTCAGAAATTTTAGTAAAAGCAGGCGGAAACAAATATAAGAGGTTTGATCCCGAAACCTGGCCCAATCAGGCAAAACTTGCAACAGAAGGCAAATGGGACGAGCTAAAAAAATGGCAAGACGAAATGAAAGGCGGAAGAGAGTAACAGATACTGTCTCTTTTTAATCTACATTTCCCCAATAAAATTTACTCTTTATTAATCTGGATTCCGTCAGATTCAATAATTATTATTCGCTGTTTGTATAAACTGCCGACTGCTTTTTTAAAAGATTTTTTACTTATATTAAATAAAGCTTTTATTAAACCCGGAGAACTTTTGTCAGTTACGCCGACGAAACCGTCATTATCTTTAATAATTTGAAGAATATTTCTTGAAATCTCATCAATTTGCTCATATCCTGATTTTTGCAGAGCAAGATCAATCTTCTCGTCCTCTCTTATTTTTTTAACGAACGCTTTTAATTTGTTCCCGATTTCAATATCTCGAAAAACTTCATTTTTGTACAATAAACCGGCAAATTTATTTTCAATGATTGCTGTATAGCCTATTTCCGTTTTTCGTTGAATCAAAATATTAACCTCATCATTAATTTCGTAAGGCGGAAATTCTTTGCTTAAAAACTTATTAACTTTTGCAGAAGCTGCCAAACGATTTGTTTTTTCATCCAAATATATATAAACAATATACGAATACCCTTCAACCATATCAGCTTTTTGTTCTCTGAAAGGCACTAATAAATCTTTAATTATTCCCCAATCCAAAAATGCACCGAATTTATTAACCTCCTTTACTTTTAAATGGGCAAATTCATTAACAAAAGCCAACGGAGTTTCAGATGTGGCAATCAACCGGTCCTCTGTATCAGAATAAATAAACACTTCAATTTCATCGTCAGGTTTTGTCCCGTTAGGAACATATTTTGCAGGCATTAATATTTCTCCGTTGTCACCGCCGTCAAGATAAATACCGAAATCAACTTCCTTAATAACTTTTAATGTATTGTATTTCCCAATTTCAACCATTCTTTTTTTTTGCAAATATATACTTTATTAATTTCTTTAAAATCTTATCGGTGTAAAAACAATATTTTGTATTCAATAATTCAATTCTTATTTTTGTTGAGAACATAAGTTCTTATACCCAACTTAAAAAATCGGATGCATTTCAAACAACTTAAAAGAAAAGATAAAATAGGTCTTATAACTCCTGCCGGCTTTATTACAAAACAAAAATTAAAAAATGCCGTTCAAAACATAGAAAACTTAGGTTTTGAGGCATTTTGGTATGGTAGTGTTTCGGATAAAAAAGGATATCTTGCAGGAACAGATAAAGCAAGAATTGAAGAATTACATAAAATGTATAAAAACAATTCCGTAAAAGCAATACTTTGTGTCAGAGGGGGTTATGGGGCAACTCGTATTTTAGACTTAATTGATTACGAGTTAATTAAACAAAACCCGAAACCATTAATAGGGTACAGCGATATAACGGCTTTGCATTCGGCAATATATAAAAAAACCGGACAAATTGGGTTTCACGGAACGGTAGGAGCATCCATATTTACTGAATTTACACTTAAAAATTTTAAGGAAGTTTTTTGTGAAAAGAAAGAAGTTGTAAATTACACATCCTCGGAAACCTCGAATTATAAGCACTATACAATACATGAAGGAAAAGCATCCGGCAAATTAGCAGGAGGAAACCTCTCTTTAATAAATTCCTTACTTTGCACCCCTTATGATGTTAATTGGGATAATAAAATTGTTTTTATTGAAGAAATAAATGAACCGCCCTATAAAATTGACAGACTTTTAACACAGCTTATACAAGCAGGAAAATTTAAAAAAGTAAAAGGAATAATCTTCGGCATTTTTAATCGTTGTGAAGGCAAAGACTTTAACGTTAAAAATGAAGATACTTTTTCTTTGAAAGAAATATTGTCAGAAAAAATAAAACCGTTAAAAATCCCTGCTGCATACGGCTTTCCTTTCGGGCACATAAAAAATCAAATTATATTACCGATAGGAGCAAATGCAGATTTTGACACAAATAAAATGCAATTAAAAATTAAAAAAGATTTTTTTCGTTAAAAAACTATATTTTCGCAGATTATAAATTTAAACAAAATAAAATCTTGAAAGTAGAAATAAAACATAACCTACCTAAGGAAAAAGCAATTCCTTGTGCTGAAAATATTTTTAAAGACTTATCTGAAAAATATAAAGATGAATTTTCAGACTTAGAACAAAGAACAGAAAACAATAGAATATTATTTTCTTTCAAAGCAAGAGGAATGAACATAGCCGGAACAATTACAATAAATGAAAATAATGTTTATATCGAAAGCCGTTTACCGTTTGCCGCAAAGTTATTTCAAGGCTTAATAGAAAGTAAAATTAAAGAAAATGCCCATAAAATGTTGGCAAATTGTAAGTAGCAATTTTTAATAATTAAAATCACTGAAATAAAATGAACAATAAAATTATAATTTTAATAATTGCCGTAATTATGGGATTTACATCAGACAAGCCTGCATATAAACTTTTTAATAAAGACGGCAAGCAGGTAAAATATTCAAAAATGATAAGAGCGTTAAGCAAAGCTGATGTAGTTTTTATCGGAGAATTACATAACAGCCCCATAAGCCATTGGATGGAACTTGAAATTACAAAAGATTTAGCCGAATTAAATAAAAACGGTTTAACTTTAGGTGCCGAAATGTTTGAGGCAGACAATCAGCTTATATTAAACGAATATCTTGACAGCCTGATAAGCAAAAGAAAATTTGAAGCCGAAATGCGATTATGGCCCAACTACAAAACAGACTACAAGCCCCTTATAAACATAGCTTTAAAAAACAAGTATAAATTTATTGCAACAAATATTCCGAGAAGATATGCAAGTGCTGTTTACAAATCCGGATTTGAAGGTTTAGATAAATTAAGCAATGAAGCTAAAACCTATATTGCTCCTTTACCTATCACCTATGATACAACCGTAAATTGTTATGCCGAAATGTTGAAAGAAGATGAAAACCCTGACCATTTTAACCCTAACATTGCAAAATCACAAGCAGTAAAAGATGCAACAATGGCCTACTTTATTATTAAGAACCTTGAAAAAGGAAAAACCTTTATACATTATAATGGTGCGTATCATTCTGATAATTATGAAGGTATAGTTTGGTATTTAAAAAGAGAAAGGCCAGATTTGAAAATTCTTACGGTTTCAACAGTTGAGCAAGATACAATTTCCTCATTAAAAGAAGAATATAATAACAAAGCCGATTTTATATTTGTAGTTCCCGAAAATATGACAAAAACATATTAGTTAATAATGCCCCTTATAAAAATTGAAATAGAAAAAGGCAGTGATAAACATTTTTTAGATTCATTGATAGAAATAACAATGAACTGTGTTCAGAAAATACTGAAATTACCGCACGATTATAAAAATATTCGTTTACAAGAATATAAAAAAGGACATTTTTTTATGAAAAAACCTTATCGAATTTTAATTGAGATAAGCATGATTGAAGGTCGAACCAATGAAATAAAAAAGAATCTGTTTCAAATGATTGTAACAAAACTATCAGATAAACTGTCAATAAAAAAAGAAGAAATTTTCATACTAATTAACGAACAAGCAAAAGAAAACTGGGGTATCAGAGGCGGAATTTCCGCAACCGAAATTTTTAAATAATTATAACTGCAAAATTAACCGAAATGAAACTTAATAAATTAATAATATTTGCATTAAGCATTTTCTTTATATCGTCAATACCTGCATGCAGCCAAAATAATTCAGAAGAAAAAGACAGTGTTGCATTAAGCGATACAATTATAAAAGTTATAAAGAAAGAATATAAACCTGAACTTGATACAATCTCAATAATCGGTGTCGGTGATATGATGCTCGGCACAAACTTCCCGACTTCACCAAATTATTTGCCTCCGAACAACGATTGCAAACCGCTTATTGCCCCCGTTGTTCATATATTAAGAGATGCTGATTTAACTTTCGGAAATAACGAAGGAGTATATTCTGACAAACCTGAACTTGCCAGACCTTGTAACGACCCTAGATGGTGTTACCGTTTCAGTATGCCCGAAAAGTATGTAAATTGTCTTGTTGATGCTGGTTTTGATGTTGTAAGTATCGGGAATAATCATCTCGGAGACCTCGGAGCATACGGCAGAAAAAATACCGTAAAAGTTTTATCGGAAGCAGGATTACATTTTGCAGGTTTAACAACTCACCCTACCGATACCTTTACCCTAAATAATATCAAATATGGCTTTTGTGCTTTTGCTCCGAATGACGGAACATGCCAAATAACTGATTACGAGCTTTTAAAAAGAACCGTAAAAAAACTTAAAGAGGATTGCCAAATAGTTATTGTTTCTTTTCACGGCGGAGCCGAAGGAAGCAAGCATGAACATCTTACAAGAAAAACAGAAGTATTCCTCGGACAAAACAGAGGTAATGTTTATAAATTTGCACATACGGCAATTGATGCAGGTGCAGATATTGTATTCGGGCACGGACCTCACGTAACAAGAGCTGTTGAAGTTTATAAAAAACGCTTTATTGCTTACAGCATGGGGAATTTTATTACTTACAGAAGGTTTAATATTAACGGTGTCAGCGGACTTTCGCCTATAATAAAAGTTTATATAAACGGAAAAGGTGAATTTATTAAAGGCAAAATTACGGCAACCTATCAAAATAAAATGACCGGAACAAAATTAGACCCGAACAACAGAGTAATTACTCGAATGCAACAACTTATAAAACAGGATATTCCCGAGTCCATTATTGAAATTAAAAATAACGGTGATATTGTGTATAAAAATTAGACCTAAAACCGGAACTTTATAATTGTGCTGTCTTCAATTTGAAGTCGTTCATCTTTGCCGAAATAATCAACAATATAAACATGTTTTAACTTTTTGAAATCTTGACTTAATTTTACTTTTATTTTATAAAAGCTGCTTTTCTTTTCTTTTTCAAATTCTGCAACAGTTCCTATTGTTAAGCCCTCAGGAAAAACGGCTGAATATCCGGAAGTTACAACTTTATCTCCGATATACAGAGAACTATGGTCAGGGATATCATACAAAAAACTGTACTTGTAATCTTTTTCGTCCCACCTTAATGAACCGAAATAATCTGTTCTTTCAATTTTTGCACTTATTCCTAATTTTGAATTCAACATTGAAACAACTGTGCAATAATTTTTACCGGTAACCGCAACAGTTCCTATAATTCCTTTGTCCGACAATACTGCCATATCATCTCTTATTCCGTCAATCGAACCCTTATTTAGTGTAATAATATTATATGGTTTGTAAACAGAGTTTTTTACAACAATTGCAGATTGATAAAAATAACCGGTTTTCTCAATTTCCTTTGAAATTCTTATATCATTTTCTTTTAAAACACTTATGTAATTTTTTAAGTGCTCATTTTCGGCTTTAAGAAAATCATTTTGTTCTTTTAACGAAAAGTAATTATTTATTGAGCTTACTTTATTCTGAAAAAAACCGGAAACTGAATTTGCAGAAGATATAAATAAATTTGCATTTTCTGTATTTCTTACTACCAAAAAGATTGATATCGATTCTAATACTAAAAACAACATAAAAAAATGAGATTTCAGTAAAAATTTCAAAAAATCTTTCATAAATCTGTTTTAAAAGATTATCGCTTTAAGAATCTGAACTTATCAATATTTTTCAAAGCAATACCGGTTCCTCTGGCAACGGCATGAAGCGGATCTTCGGCAATATGAAATTTCATGTTTGTTTTTTCACCCAATCTTTTATCTAAACCCCTTAAAAGTGCACCCCCACCGGCTAAAAAAATACCTTTTTCGTGAATATCGGCATATAGCTCGGGAGGCGTTTTTTCTAAAACACTTATAATTGCAGATTCAATTTTAGCAATGGTTTTATCAAGGCAATGAGCAATTTCATCGTGTGAAACAGGAATCTCAATCGGTAATGCTGTCATTTGGTGAGGTCCTCTTACAACAAATTTTTCGGGAACATCATCAATATCGGCCGTTGCTGCCCCTACTTTAAGTTTAATTTTTTCTGCTGTTCTTTCTCCGACT carries:
- a CDS encoding energy transducer TonB is translated as MKKVVLIFVMCLFYAQMLNAQFSRDLLNRNEYEKQRLIYKEKNIRAYVDRRYEIKDGKISDTISMYELVTVDTCGNIIQKALFNKNREIVNLYRYDFNDKNENIKTYFIINNRLLYQTDNYFDLSHKLIERVKTNEFGSIHSKQIYFYNSKDLAERTLITGPSGTLITRGEFKYNPNNELVNARFYSVKADNKEEISSEMKIDYGDGKKNNISFTKYKPSKFLSEQSFVYKDDLISEINQTDEGRNYIYKREYITFAQKTRNIERWLPIPDYGKCFKKYENFEQTFKYKTASYFPGGIEALKDYIQANLKYPKKAGKQGLVIVGFAIDHSGSIGNIRLYKSIDYELDDAAIKLVKSMPKWKPALNEKGKGTMSSFILPVNFVIE
- a CDS encoding PLDc N-terminal domain-containing protein, which codes for MIRIIVLIAQILFAFLVFQDAKERKMFYWLWAAFVFFMPILGIILYFALRKPKSGGGDVTIYR
- a CDS encoding DUF3137 domain-containing protein, whose translation is MKSFEDIISSGELNIPEIENHRLQQLSELQKRNIKGFMFWGIVFFSATPLSTMFYNGWFLVAGFVMGLIAFIIIRGGGIKRKLYLTIKEKVIKKLIEAISPDFEYFPQKHVSREMFKKSQFIKHYSYYKGEDLFVGIYNNIYVEYSELHISQKRDKSTVTVFKGPFYYIQTKNNFEGRTVVVPDFAEKLLGKFGRALQKMNFSRDALIKIDNEVFEKQFAVFSSNESEAKLILSDELISFLLREKSKAKQVYFGFSKNEIYFGIYNSKDLYKIDVKTEINEQSIRPYYDELAQNLNLIEELYNIVNSLENNIFTKKSN
- a CDS encoding helix-turn-helix domain-containing protein, whose amino-acid sequence is MSYFGKNIRKIRVAKKMTQTEFAELFDLKRTALGSYEEGRAEAKIDTIIKIADYFKLTLDQLLRKELTINEIFHFKNDFFYD
- a CDS encoding OmpA family protein, with the translated sequence MKLSSGLFGFLLIVWMGGSTYWYVCKIKNDCENKETSSTQILSDTQNKTSEDALNELSEKKENIYKNTETVREDIINKTKEKLTAGYIVFDFPKNSVIINNISNDFNEFAENLKLYLIENSTDKIEIIGHTDNIGNSSANYKFGQKRALFIKNKLIETGISDEHFIIKSKGEKEPIDTNDTENGRKKNRRVVIKLRQQ
- a CDS encoding S1-like domain-containing RNA-binding protein; protein product: MVEIGKYNTLKVIKEVDFGIYLDGGDNGEILMPAKYVPNGTKPDDEIEVFIYSDTEDRLIATSETPLAFVNEFAHLKVKEVNKFGAFLDWGIIKDLLVPFREQKADMVEGYSYIVYIYLDEKTNRLAASAKVNKFLSKEFPPYEINDEVNILIQRKTEIGYTAIIENKFAGLLYKNEVFRDIEIGNKLKAFVKKIREDEKIDLALQKSGYEQIDEISRNILQIIKDNDGFVGVTDKSSPGLIKALFNISKKSFKKAVGSLYKQRIIIIESDGIQINKE
- a CDS encoding LD-carboxypeptidase, with amino-acid sequence MHFKQLKRKDKIGLITPAGFITKQKLKNAVQNIENLGFEAFWYGSVSDKKGYLAGTDKARIEELHKMYKNNSVKAILCVRGGYGATRILDLIDYELIKQNPKPLIGYSDITALHSAIYKKTGQIGFHGTVGASIFTEFTLKNFKEVFCEKKEVVNYTSSETSNYKHYTIHEGKASGKLAGGNLSLINSLLCTPYDVNWDNKIVFIEEINEPPYKIDRLLTQLIQAGKFKKVKGIIFGIFNRCEGKDFNVKNEDTFSLKEILSEKIKPLKIPAAYGFPFGHIKNQIILPIGANADFDTNKMQLKIKKDFFR
- a CDS encoding polyhydroxyalkanoic acid system family protein is translated as MKVEIKHNLPKEKAIPCAENIFKDLSEKYKDEFSDLEQRTENNRILFSFKARGMNIAGTITINENNVYIESRLPFAAKLFQGLIESKIKENAHKMLANCK
- a CDS encoding ChaN family lipoprotein encodes the protein MNNKIIILIIAVIMGFTSDKPAYKLFNKDGKQVKYSKMIRALSKADVVFIGELHNSPISHWMELEITKDLAELNKNGLTLGAEMFEADNQLILNEYLDSLISKRKFEAEMRLWPNYKTDYKPLINIALKNKYKFIATNIPRRYASAVYKSGFEGLDKLSNEAKTYIAPLPITYDTTVNCYAEMLKEDENPDHFNPNIAKSQAVKDATMAYFIIKNLEKGKTFIHYNGAYHSDNYEGIVWYLKRERPDLKILTVSTVEQDTISSLKEEYNNKADFIFVVPENMTKTY
- a CDS encoding tautomerase family protein, whose translation is MPLIKIEIEKGSDKHFLDSLIEITMNCVQKILKLPHDYKNIRLQEYKKGHFFMKKPYRILIEISMIEGRTNEIKKNLFQMIVTKLSDKLSIKKEEIFILINEQAKENWGIRGGISATEIFK
- a CDS encoding CapA family protein; its protein translation is MKLNKLIIFALSIFFISSIPACSQNNSEEKDSVALSDTIIKVIKKEYKPELDTISIIGVGDMMLGTNFPTSPNYLPPNNDCKPLIAPVVHILRDADLTFGNNEGVYSDKPELARPCNDPRWCYRFSMPEKYVNCLVDAGFDVVSIGNNHLGDLGAYGRKNTVKVLSEAGLHFAGLTTHPTDTFTLNNIKYGFCAFAPNDGTCQITDYELLKRTVKKLKEDCQIVIVSFHGGAEGSKHEHLTRKTEVFLGQNRGNVYKFAHTAIDAGADIVFGHGPHVTRAVEVYKKRFIAYSMGNFITYRRFNINGVSGLSPIIKVYINGKGEFIKGKITATYQNKMTGTKLDPNNRVITRMQQLIKQDIPESIIEIKNNGDIVYKN
- the mreC gene encoding rod shape-determining protein MreC, encoding MKDFLKFLLKSHFFMLFLVLESISIFLVVRNTENANLFISSANSVSGFFQNKVSSINNYFSLKEQNDFLKAENEHLKNYISVLKENDIRISKEIEKTGYFYQSAIVVKNSVYKPYNIITLNKGSIDGIRDDMAVLSDKGIIGTVAVTGKNYCTVVSMLNSKLGISAKIERTDYFGSLRWDEKDYKYSFLYDIPDHSSLYIGDKVVTSGYSAVFPEGLTIGTVAEFEKEKKSSFYKIKVKLSQDFKKLKHVYIVDYFGKDERLQIEDSTIIKFRF